One stretch of Zootoca vivipara chromosome 8, rZooViv1.1, whole genome shotgun sequence DNA includes these proteins:
- the FBXO43 gene encoding F-box only protein 43: MSESHSILSSILKRGRLTSPGNSARYFSFKDSCSPSIFHDSGYNGSLKDPSFDYNDAEHKGEQNETGLPEYSKHAHSSLSTSLSPIDHENVIFLSERKEPITHTDLYETPKVVKKDLSLRRRLLVSKSASVGSLGSSEKKVSSGSRQKKACLPHFLGLDEIISKCPLDSPRENYKPLATSTLKSEEPISGCQKLRLVFSQQRTSTIDDSKSKGGCLSEPGCLSPIQPKSSTNTPNIFIDNVLNSFNDQSTCPELIETPKCTLSETNDDRFITPINRLVEGFSLNISEINTPPVKEISDLSLSTPGSSSSYNSLSLDKSEESLSEYEGSFQELLQKHTESSGTLNSKRKVRKLQRSRRLSTLSECGSQSEKEEDCDTTVAHSKCILKIAGSITEGNELVFHEDDKCMTPDLGSLSRTPALQIVCELFMQNRSKRTKQDDLLKEIDGADISALKCIVAQLIGRKMGIEKLDILTELRIRDLRHVLTLILDILTVESLCSMWKVSKNWREIVIQDRHANRRRKLYIKQLTLEAKRHLPDTEDAATRLLMTRFALRSVQAQAKPAVLQMQPSCDESLTPRGCSPVLRSASKKEMCVKVAQSLFSDEALKPCPRCRCPAKYQAFQKRGLCSREDCAFDFCTLCLYAFHGSRDCCSPSAKRQNINDALPGSAKSKRNLKRL; the protein is encoded by the exons ATGTCAGAAAGCCACTCAATTCTATCCAGTATTCTTAAAAGAGGCAGACTGACCTCTCCCGGCAACAGTGCAAGATACTTCAGCTTTAAAGATTCTTGCTCCCCTTCCATATTTCATGACAGTGGATACAATGGATCATTAAAAGACCCAAGCTTTGATTATAATGATGCAGAACATAAAGGCGAACAGAATGAAACAGGCCTGCCTGAATATTCAAAACATGCACATTCTAGTTTAAGCACTTCATTGTCTCCCATTGACCATGAAAATGTTATCTTTTTATCAGAAAGAAAGGAACCAATTACACATACAGACTTATATGAAACGCCAAAAGTTGTTAAAAAAGACTTGTCACTCCGCAGGAGATTGCTTGTGTCTAAATCAGCTTCTGTTGGTTCTTTGGGATCTTCTGAAAAAAAAGTATCTTCAGGGAGCCGTCAGAAAAAAGCATGTTTACCTCACTTTCTTGGTCTTGATGAAATAATTTCAAAATGTCCCTTGGATTCTCCAAGAGAGAACTACAAGCCTTTGGCTACTAGTACTTTAAAAAGTGAGGAACCTATTTCTGGTTGTCAGAAACTCAGGCTTGTTTTCTCTCAGCAGAGGACATCTACAATAGATGATTCAAAATCTAAAGGCGGCTGCTTGTCCGAGCCAGGTTGTTTATCTCCAATCCAGCCTAAATCATCTACAAATACACCTAATATTTTTATTGACAATGTTCTTAATAGTTTTAATGATCAAAGCACTTGTCCAGAATTGATTGAAACTCCTAAATGTACACTGTCTGAGACAAATGATGATAGATTTATCACACCCATCAATAGACTTGTAGAAGGATTTAGTCTTAATATATCTGAAATAAATACCCCTCCAGTTAAAGAAATAAGTGACTTGAGCCTATCAAcccctggtagcagcagcagctataaTTCACTTAGTTTAGATAAATCAGAGGAGTCCTTGTCAGAATATGAGGGATCTTTCCAAGAACTACTTCAGAAACATACGGAATCATCTGGCACTCTAAACTCTAAAAGAAAGGTAAGAAAGCTACAACGCTCAAGAAGATTATCCACACTTTCAGAATGTGGTTCACAATCAGAAAAAGAGGAGGACTGTGATACCACTGTTGCTCATTCAAAATGCATACTAAAGATAGCTGGCTCTATCACCGAAGGCAATGAATTGGTTTTTCATGAGGATGACAAATGCATGACTCCAGATTTGGGCAGTCTGTCAAGAACCCCTGCTTTGCAGATAGTGTGTGAACTTTTTATGCAAAACAGaagtaaaagaacaaaacaagatGACCTGTTGAAGGAAATTGATGGAGCTGACATATCTGCGCTGAAGTGTATTGTGGCTCAACTCATTGGCAGGAAAATGGGCATTGAGAAACTAGATATATTAACAGAATTAAGAATCAGAGACTTAAGACATGTTCTTACTTTGATTTTAGATATCCTGACTGTGGAAAGCCTATGCAG TATGTGGAAAGTAAGCAAGAACTGGCGAGAAATTGTTATACAAGATAGACATGCAAATCGGAGGAGAAAGTTGTACATAAAACAGTTGACACTTGAAGCTAAG AGACACCTGCCAGATACTGAAGATGCTGCCACTAGACTTTTGATGACCAGATTTGCACTACGATCAGTCCAGGCTCAAGCAAAACCAGCTGTATTACAAATGCAGCCCTCTTGTGATGAGTCTTTGACACCTCGTGGATGCAGCCCTGTTCTTCGGTCAGCTAgtaaaaaagaaatgtgtgtaAAG GTTGCCCAATCCCTCTTCAGTGACGAAGCTTTAAAACCTTGTCCAAGATGTCGGTGTCCTGCAAA
- the POLR2K gene encoding DNA-directed RNA polymerases I, II, and III subunit RPABC4, with the protein MDTQKDAPPPKQQPMIYICGECHTENEIKARDPIRCRECGYRIMYKKRTKRLVVFDAR; encoded by the exons ATGGACACCCAGAAAGACGCTCCTCCTCCAAAGCAGCAACCTATGATATACATCTGTGGAG aatgtcacacagaaaatgaaataaaagcgaGAGATCCTATCAGATGCAGAGAATGTGGATACAGAATAATgtacaaaaaaagaacaaaaagat TGGTTGTGTTTGATGCCCGATGA